From the Hemitrygon akajei chromosome 24, sHemAka1.3, whole genome shotgun sequence genome, the window GTCGGATATTTCGCGGTgcggatttgtaaccgggcaacaccttccgcagcatccacacaaacgcgatttctcagtttggcggggccaggaGTTCTTTTCCCCCAGATGAATGcgtgctggccgagcctgagggttacaggGGGGATTGACCAGATACGGCCTGAAGGGAGGGGCTGGCGCTGCAGAAGGGCGAGAAAGTGGGGAACGTGATAGGGTAGCATTTAGTGTGGCACTTGGCAGCACCagcgacatgggttcaattcacCCCGCTTTCTGTAACGGAATGTGTCCTCGTGCTCCTGTCCATTTTCTCcacatgctccggtttcctcccacactccgaagttcaaagtaaattttattttcaaattacgaagggtgattgataagtttgtggcccaaggtagaaggagatgagttattaacttcaaactttctgcattttctctcaaagaattgaactgcatgtgcatgtaacgagagctgtataactcatctccttctaccttgggccacaaacttatcaatcacccctgctgtggacactttctggaggtccaagatccgtatgctccacgaccgctggactaagtgtgtaaatgtaggaggggacagtgttgaaaagtaaatgtgctaggttttctaaaactgattccttctaccttaggccacgaacatatcaatcaccgcTCATACATataatgtcaccatgtacaaccctgagattcattttcctgtgggtgcactcaagcaaatctatagaatggtatctgtaacaggatcaatgaaagatcaaccagagtgcagaagacaacaaactgtgcaaatgcacatataaataaataatgagaacatgaggtaaagagtccttTAAGTGAGGTCACTGGTTttaggaacatctcaatggatgggcaagtaaaTGTATTTATCTCCTTTTATTCAAGAGGCTAATCGTTGAGGGGTatcaactgttcttgaacttggtgagagtgagtgtagttgtccccttttgttcaagattcTGAGGGTTggtgggtagtaactgttcttgaacctggtggtgcgtgtcctgaggctcctgtgccttcttcctgacggcatcagcaagaagagagcatggcctgggtggtcgggatctgtgatgatggatgctgctttcctgtgacagcgtttcatgcagatgtgctgaatggttgggaaggctttacccgtgacgtACTCTGCCTTTTGTCAGATTTTCGAAAGGCGTAAGggctagggttagtaagctgtgggcatgctgtgttgctgTCAGAATCATGGCGATACtcatgggctgcccccagcacatcttcagaccCTGTTGACCACTGACACACTTCACTGTCTTTTTCAATGTCCGCATGACAAATAAAGGTGATATTTTCATCTTTGACAGATGAAGCTGCCAATTACTGAGGCCCTCGGGCAGTTTCTATCTTTGGCTCCAGGTTCCAGCCTCCTGTGAGATCACAGGATCAGTGGTAGGAGGCTGGTTCCTCAGTCAGCGGGCCAGGATGCAGGAAGCtccagacagagagagggaaacccGCCTGAGATGATGACGCCCGGTTTGAAATCTCGGTTCCTGGGCTAAGAGTGCGGCCGGGGAGGTTTCagccaggatcagaatcaggtttaatatcacccacATACGTCATGAGATCGATTGTTTGGCAGCAGCAGTGCAACGCATGCATACAATACACTTCaaattacagtaagatataccgaacagcaccttatataccatctgggtagcctccaacctgatggcatgaacattgaattctctaacttccgttaatgccccttctcaccccatccctgatttatttattttttccctccctcccccttttttttctctctctctgcccatcactctttgcctgttctccatctccctctggtgctcccctccccctttctttctccccaggcctcccatcccatgatcctttcccttctccatctccgtatcccttttgccaatcacctttccggcccTGAGCTTCACCCCTCCagacttctcctatcatttcgcatttccccctccccctcctactttcaaatctcttactatctttcctttcagttagtcctgacgaagggtctcggcccgaaacgtcgacagcgcttctccctatagacgctgcctggcctgctgcgttccaccagcattttgtgtgtgttgttgcttgaatttccagcatctgcagatttcctcgtgttgtacCGCCCATATGTATGTTTGTGTATATCGTTGTGTGCCGTGTTGAACGACATCATTAAGCGCCTGTGAGGCAGGCGATcatgctctccccgtgaccatgattgttcttgacaaattctACAGACGGGGTTTgcccttgccttcttttgggcagtgccttcacaagacgggtgaccccccccattatcaatactcttcagagatcgtctgcctggcgtcagtggccgCATAACCCTGCCCTAGGGTGACCtgcagggaaggagcacctcacaactcctttggtagagacgttcctccaccctgccacccatatGTGCAGTGCCTTCTCAAGAggggtgaccccggccattatcaaaACAGTGGCTGGATATCCAGGGCTTCTGAGATGTAAATATGCATAAGTACATTAAAGAGCAGTACAAAAAAGTTTCATtgcccgttcagaaatctgattgcagaggggagGAAAaggttcctaaaatgttgagtgtgtgctccCTGATGATAgcgatgaggagagggcatgtcctgtgtgatggggagaggtggggggggggtatccTTACTGATGGATTCAATGAGAGCCCCCAGTCGCTCAAGCAACacgcgcaaaatgctggaggaactcagcgggtcgggcagcaccGGCGGAGGGGGGATGAAGAGTCGACGCGCCGGGACGATCACTCGGCGCCAAAAGGAGGGTTGAGTCACGCAAAGCGGTTGAACCTGATTGGGCAGAGCCGGTGTGTTCATAAGCGATCCCAGCACACGGGGCAAAAGGCAGAGCCAGTCAGCCTCCTGCGGGCGATGGGGACGGTCAGGAGGaagctggtggtggtgggagacGGGGGCTGCGGTAAAACCAGCCTGCTGTTCGTCCTGAGCCGGGACGAGTTCCCCGAGGATTACGTCCCCACCGTCTTCGAGACCTACGTGGCGGACATCGAGGTGGACGAGAGGCAGGTGGAGCTGGCGCTGTGGGACACGGCGGGCCAGGAGGACTACGACCGCCTGCGACCCCTCTCCTACCCCGACACCCACGTCATCCTGCTCTGCTTCTCGGTCGGCAGCCCCGACTCGCTGTGGAACATCCCGGAGAAGTGGGTGCCCGAGGTCCGGCACTTCTGCCCCGGCGTGCCCGTGGTGCTGGTGGGCAACAAGAAGGACCTGCGCGCCGACGAGCGGACCCggcgggagctggcccgcagcaaGAAGGAGCCGGTGCGCTGGGAGGAGGGCCGCGCCGTGGCCGAGAAGATCGGCGCCTCCGCCTACCTGGAGTGCTCGGCCAAGACCAAGGAGGGCGTCTGGGAGGTGTTCGAGACGGCCACCCGGGCCACGCTGAAGGCGTCGCGGAGGGGGTGCTTGGACCATCACTGCCTCCTGCTGTGAGCAAacacgggggaggggggggaaccTGGGTTCACCGAGGGGCAGAACCCCTCAATTCAATGCAGGGGGGGTGGGGAGCAGGCAACCCCCACCAGGACAATATATTTGCGGGGGAAGTACAGAAGCTGAGATGATAATCTCCGCAGGAAAGAGACTGAACTATTTGCCAGCTGATGCGGTGAACTGTTGAGTTTAACAAATCTTCTTTAAGTTTTTGCCGAACGCCGAACAGACGGGGCGGTGTGCAGGCTGCTGATGTGCCCGGGCTGTTGGGGATGCTGATCAAGCCGGCGATTGTCGGTAACTGCTGAGATCGGAGGCGAGGGGGGTGTGCAACCTTCAAACTTCTCAGAGTGAAGCTATTAGCGATGGACGCGTATGGCATTCACGCCGAGATTCATTTccgtgcaggcatttacaggaaaatgaagagaTGCAATAGatcttatggggggggggggggattggggagagaatATATGTAAACAAGGGCTGACAACTGACTAATGTGGAAAAGAAGGCATTGTGCAAAtttaaagaaaaagaagataattCTGAGACAGATGTGTGAGTCTAGCAAGTTTAAAGGTTATGGAATCAATccacagttcagagttcaaagcccttgactgacccccccccccccacccccttggcTTTTCAATCATCGAACCTTAGAAACCTACAGcgcgttacaggcccttcggcccacaatgttgtgccgaccacgtaacctgcgctagagactgcctagaattgccCCCCACCGCATAGCCCCCTATTTATTTTGAGGGCCGAGCCTGCTCTTTCTGGCGGGGCCTCTTCCGCCTCCGTTCCTCCTCAGGAGGCCGGAGGAGAGAGAAGCAGATCGGGGACATCTCcgccctccttccccctcacggGGATACTGCCTGGCTTGCCGAACATTTCCAGCATCGTCTGTGCTTTGGAGTGAAAGCAGACGTGGTAGGAAATAGGATGTCAAAGGTCACCATTAATATGGACTTAGTCGGTTGTACAACTCCACAGGTCAAAGGGACTGTACCTTTCATGAAGGCATTTATCATAGACCAAGATTAGACAAACTTTGAGACTGACGGGATCAGTCCCTTGAGTTGAGCTGCTTTGGAgttcagagggagagaggggttgtGGTCCTGGGGTAGCCAGCGACCTTCTCCAAAACTGTGGGTGATACATGATGCCTGGCTGTGGAGTGTTTTGTTGCTCGCGTGCTTAGAGTTCAGGAAATACTTTGCATATTTAGAAAATCCAGCCGCAACGATTTAGTTGTTACTTAGTGAGAACCCCTGGTATTCCTGGGACTAAATCTCAATACTACTGGATACCTGAATGTTAgttttcaaaattatttatttgaaATGTTGTTTAAGTGTTATTTTGGATGTGGATAATGTAAAAATTTTGTTTTTGACTGAATATGAggggaaaacaacaaatttttttTAAGCTGCTGAAAAGGAAATAAAGACTTTATACTGACCTTTGTGTTTAATGCAAATGATTCGGTTCTGCGTTGGAATTATTGCTCCCATTCAAATAATCTATTGTAATGGAAACCAGCATGGTTGTTTGTTGGGTGAACGTTCAGATCGGAGATAACAAAGCTCCCGGCGATTAGTTCTGGTGGTGTGTGAGTCACTTAACTTTCAAG encodes:
- the LOC140715933 gene encoding ras-like GTP-binding protein RHO; protein product: MLSVCSLMIAMRRGHVLCDGERWGGGILTDGFNESPQSLKQHAQNAGGTQRVGQHRRRGDEESTRRDDHSAPKGGLSHAKRLNLIGQSRCVHKRSQHTGQKAEPVSLLRAMGTVRRKLVVVGDGGCGKTSLLFVLSRDEFPEDYVPTVFETYVADIEVDERQVELALWDTAGQEDYDRLRPLSYPDTHVILLCFSVGSPDSLWNIPEKWVPEVRHFCPGVPVVLVGNKKDLRADERTRRELARSKKEPVRWEEGRAVAEKIGASAYLECSAKTKEGVWEVFETATRATLKASRRGCLDHHCLLL